In the genome of Fuerstiella sp., one region contains:
- the selA gene encoding L-seryl-tRNA(Sec) selenium transferase: MSSPLRNLPAVNTVLSHPDVDELHEEMSRAQLTHCVRVVLDDLRSQVRARPDSIPEMTLAAVARRTVEAAQQLKLRRMNSVINATGVVLHTNLGRAALSDSATTRILQAAKATNVELDLDSGRRGRRGIYAEDLIRQLTGAADALIVNNCAAATMLALQGVAVGKEVIISRGQLVEIGGGFRLPDVFEAAGVILKEVGTSNRTRVDDYEKAIHHKTGAILRVHRSNFRVSGFVAEPSAAELVGLARRHNLPMIDDLGSGCLTSLVSLGLDEPDVASSLASGADLVLFSGDKLLGGPQAGILLGKSDWIGRLRRHPMARATRVCKLTLAALEATLEDHLAGNAFDSVPVLSMLSMSAEQIRERCERTVDELSDTGLNLSVVPCQSEVGGGSMADQPIASFAVRIDGAHANELVKLLRTGNARILGRIEAGAVLLDFRTVRPKDDSILIDELRRITRELWRTDR, translated from the coding sequence ATGTCCAGTCCACTTCGCAATCTTCCGGCTGTTAATACGGTGCTGAGCCACCCGGACGTTGACGAACTGCACGAGGAGATGTCGCGCGCCCAGCTGACTCATTGTGTGCGTGTTGTTCTTGATGACCTTCGCAGTCAGGTGAGGGCAAGGCCGGATTCGATTCCGGAAATGACACTTGCTGCTGTTGCCCGTCGAACGGTTGAAGCCGCTCAGCAGTTGAAACTTCGGCGGATGAATTCCGTCATCAACGCCACGGGTGTCGTGCTCCATACCAATCTGGGTCGAGCAGCCCTGTCAGATTCAGCGACCACCCGGATTCTTCAGGCGGCTAAAGCGACAAATGTCGAACTTGATCTGGACTCGGGTCGTCGCGGGCGTCGGGGGATCTATGCCGAAGACCTGATCCGGCAGTTGACGGGAGCAGCGGATGCGCTGATCGTCAACAACTGCGCGGCAGCCACGATGCTGGCGCTGCAGGGAGTGGCCGTCGGAAAAGAAGTCATTATCTCCCGGGGCCAGCTTGTGGAAATTGGTGGTGGATTTCGGCTGCCGGATGTGTTTGAAGCGGCCGGGGTGATTCTGAAAGAAGTCGGGACATCCAATCGAACCCGGGTCGACGACTATGAGAAAGCGATCCACCACAAAACCGGAGCAATTCTTCGGGTGCATCGCAGCAACTTCCGGGTGTCCGGGTTCGTGGCGGAACCGTCAGCCGCTGAACTGGTCGGTCTCGCCCGCAGGCATAATCTGCCCATGATTGATGATCTTGGCAGTGGCTGTCTGACAAGCCTCGTTTCGCTTGGCCTGGATGAGCCGGATGTCGCTTCCAGTCTTGCCTCCGGTGCAGACCTCGTTCTCTTCAGCGGAGACAAACTGCTGGGAGGACCGCAGGCCGGAATTCTGCTGGGCAAATCAGACTGGATTGGGCGACTTCGCAGGCATCCGATGGCTCGGGCCACCCGGGTCTGCAAACTGACACTCGCGGCGCTCGAAGCGACGCTGGAAGATCACCTGGCGGGCAATGCATTCGATTCAGTTCCTGTCCTGTCGATGCTGTCCATGTCTGCAGAACAAATCAGGGAACGCTGCGAACGCACTGTAGATGAATTATCCGATACTGGACTGAATCTTTCGGTGGTCCCGTGTCAGTCAGAAGTAGGCGGCGGCAGTATGGCCGATCAGCCGATCGCCAGTTTTGCTGTACGGATCGACGGAGCTCATGCAAACGAGCTGGTAAAGTTACTGCGCACCGGTAACGCACGGATTCTGGGACGGATTGAAGCCGGAGCCGTACTGCTGGATTTTCGCACGGTTCGGCCGAAAGACGATTCAATCCTGATCGACGAACTGAGACGGATCACACGAGAACTGTGGAGAACGGATCGATGA